A single genomic interval of Spirosoma taeanense harbors:
- a CDS encoding phosphoribosylanthranilate isomerase: protein MESQFRTRIKICCISSPEEARLAIRLGADALGLVGRMPSGPGVVADELAAQVVRATPPPIATFMLTSETRTEDIIAHQRRVGANTIQLVDAVLPETYAQLRLALPAVKLVQVIHVIDEKNLAEALAAVANGADALLLDSGNPNLAIKELGGTGRVHNWQVSRQIVAQSPVPVFLAGGLNAENARQAIETVQPFGLDICSGVRTNGHLDARRLETFLRAIS, encoded by the coding sequence ATGGAATCTCAGTTCAGAACCCGCATAAAAATCTGCTGCATCAGCAGTCCGGAGGAAGCCCGGCTAGCGATTCGACTCGGTGCCGACGCGCTGGGACTGGTTGGCCGGATGCCCAGCGGCCCCGGCGTTGTAGCCGACGAACTGGCGGCTCAGGTCGTCCGGGCGACGCCCCCGCCCATTGCTACGTTCATGCTCACCAGCGAAACCCGGACCGAGGACATCATTGCCCACCAGCGACGCGTGGGTGCCAACACGATTCAGCTCGTGGATGCAGTTCTGCCGGAAACGTATGCACAGCTCCGCCTGGCCCTGCCTGCCGTTAAGCTTGTGCAGGTCATCCACGTAATTGACGAGAAGAACCTTGCTGAAGCCCTGGCAGCCGTTGCGAACGGAGCCGATGCACTGCTGCTCGATTCGGGGAATCCAAACCTGGCGATTAAAGAGCTGGGCGGCACGGGGCGCGTGCATAACTGGCAGGTGAGCCGCCAGATCGTGGCGCAGTCGCCGGTACCGGTATTTCTGGCCGGTGGACTAAACGCCGAAAACGCCCGGCAGGCCATCGAGACCGTACAGCCGTTCGGACTGGACATCTGCAGTGGCGTGCGCACCAACGGGCACCTGGACGCGCGCAGGCTGGAAACGTTCCTGCGCGCGATCAGCTAA
- a CDS encoding MFS transporter has translation MVPKSANDTYASLRFPEFRYFVMNSFLITATLLIQEVILGYELYKITRDPLALGLVGLAEALPFIALSLFGGHLADRRDKKRILQWSLLVILFGSVILYLAFQPSLVASLSQTARLATIYGVLMLIGTAKGFYSPASSSLKPFLVPRELYPNSATWSSSFWQAGAIVGPGLAGFLYSWVGFDNTLLVVIGLLAVCFVLISLIDRKPVPVSDSPVLGLRESLKEGFRFVFKTQIVLYAISLDLFSVLFGGVVAILPIFAEDILKVGAEGLGFLRAAPSVGALLTMAFMTRYPPTHNAWRNMLLAVAGFGVATIVFALSTNFYLSLLMLALTGAFDSVSVIIRQTILQIFPPDHMRGRVAAVNGIFVSSSNEIGAFESGVAARLIGAAPSVLLGGVVTLIVVVYVYARSKALLAVKLVS, from the coding sequence ATGGTTCCGAAGTCTGCGAACGACACCTACGCATCTTTACGCTTTCCTGAATTTCGCTATTTCGTGATGAACAGTTTCCTGATTACGGCTACGCTGTTGATTCAGGAGGTTATTCTGGGCTATGAACTCTACAAAATAACCCGAGACCCGCTGGCCTTAGGTCTCGTTGGTCTGGCGGAGGCCCTGCCGTTTATTGCGCTGTCGCTGTTTGGCGGCCACCTGGCCGACCGGCGTGACAAAAAGAGAATTCTGCAATGGAGCCTGCTGGTCATTCTGTTCGGATCGGTGATTCTGTATCTGGCGTTTCAGCCGTCGCTGGTGGCAAGCCTGTCGCAGACCGCCCGCTTAGCAACGATCTACGGGGTGCTGATGCTGATCGGAACGGCCAAGGGCTTCTATTCCCCGGCCAGTTCATCGCTAAAGCCGTTTTTAGTACCCCGTGAACTATATCCCAATTCTGCTACCTGGAGCAGTTCGTTCTGGCAGGCGGGGGCCATTGTGGGGCCGGGGCTGGCCGGATTTCTCTATAGCTGGGTGGGCTTCGACAACACGCTCTTGGTCGTGATCGGCTTGCTGGCGGTCTGTTTTGTGCTTATCTCTCTCATTGATCGAAAGCCCGTACCGGTCAGCGATTCGCCCGTGCTGGGGCTGCGCGAGAGTCTGAAAGAAGGGTTTCGGTTTGTGTTCAAAACCCAGATTGTTCTCTATGCCATTTCGCTCGATCTGTTCTCGGTGCTGTTCGGGGGTGTGGTGGCCATTCTGCCCATATTTGCCGAAGACATTCTGAAGGTGGGTGCCGAAGGGCTGGGCTTCCTGCGGGCAGCCCCATCGGTTGGTGCCTTGCTGACGATGGCGTTTATGACCCGGTACCCACCCACGCACAATGCCTGGCGGAATATGCTGCTGGCCGTAGCGGGGTTCGGTGTTGCCACAATCGTTTTTGCCCTTTCCACTAATTTTTACCTGTCGCTCCTGATGCTGGCCTTGACAGGTGCCTTCGACAGCGTGAGCGTAATTATCCGGCAAACCATTCTCCAGATTTTCCCACCTGACCACATGCGGGGGCGCGTGGCGGCTGTCAATGGCATCTTCGTCAGTTCGTCGAATGAAATTGGCGCGTTTGAGTCGGGTGTGGCGGCCCGCTTAATTGGCGCAGCGCCATCGGTATTGCTGGGCGGGGTTGTTACGTTGATTGTTGTGGTGTATGTTTATGCCCGGTCAAAAGCGTTACTGGCCGTAAAACTGGTTAGTTAA
- a CDS encoding Gfo/Idh/MocA family protein: MSFSHPPDRISVGLIGCGRWGGLILTELVALGAPVTVCDPDADRRQWAVANGAVAVSERFDTLGQNDGLIVATPASTHWSLLEQIADLGKPIFIEKPLTTSYADAQAIEQLRLPPTFVMHIWRYHAGIRLLGKLARTGAVGEVLQLKTTRTNWTSPRLDTDSLWTLAPHDLTIAQEILGHIPKPKAAAAEWHGRQIRTMIAMLGDRPQLIFEISTRYVDKRREVRLHGTEGVAVLSSETADYVELWRGNDQTPPDAIQYERLYFDATPPLRLELAAFLDYLKGGPAPVSDLAEGIEVVRILEELRALAN, translated from the coding sequence ATGAGTTTCTCCCATCCTCCTGATCGAATTTCCGTTGGACTTATCGGCTGCGGCCGGTGGGGAGGACTCATCCTGACGGAACTGGTTGCGCTGGGGGCGCCCGTTACGGTCTGCGACCCAGATGCCGACCGACGCCAGTGGGCCGTTGCTAATGGAGCCGTGGCTGTGAGCGAGCGATTCGATACACTGGGTCAGAATGATGGATTAATTGTCGCGACGCCCGCCAGCACCCACTGGAGCCTGCTCGAACAGATTGCGGATTTGGGAAAGCCGATCTTTATTGAAAAGCCGCTCACGACGTCCTATGCCGACGCCCAGGCAATTGAACAGCTTCGGCTGCCGCCAACGTTCGTCATGCACATCTGGCGCTATCATGCCGGCATTCGGTTACTGGGTAAACTGGCGCGAACGGGCGCGGTAGGGGAGGTGCTGCAGCTAAAAACGACCCGCACTAACTGGACAAGCCCGCGACTGGATACCGATAGCTTGTGGACGCTCGCTCCGCACGATCTGACAATTGCGCAGGAGATTCTGGGGCATATTCCCAAGCCTAAAGCAGCCGCAGCCGAGTGGCACGGTCGCCAGATCCGGACTATGATCGCCATGCTGGGCGATCGGCCGCAGCTCATCTTTGAGATTTCTACGCGTTACGTCGACAAGCGTCGGGAGGTTCGGTTACACGGTACGGAAGGCGTGGCCGTACTGAGCAGCGAAACCGCCGATTACGTTGAACTCTGGCGCGGCAACGACCAGACTCCGCCTGATGCAATCCAGTATGAACGTCTGTATTTTGATGCAACGCCCCCGCTCCGGCTTGAACTGGCCGCTTTTCTGGACTATCTGAAGGGTGGACCCGCGCCCGTTAGCGACCTTGCCGAAGGCATTGAGGTGGTGCGCATTCTGGAAGAATTGCGAGCTTTAGCCAATTAA
- a CDS encoding glycosyltransferase family 2 protein — MSVTATVILPTTADRGALLPFCVGSVLRQTVADLELFIIGDGVSDATRSVIHELMGQDARIRFFDQPKHERRGEEYRHQALQTARGRIVAYLCDRDLWLPHHLQTLDNQLQDATLATTAFYSVREDGRMVVPFRPTQSPDKTFVNLSAVGHTLDSYHQLPYGWRTTPTGVATDWYMWQQMLAQPDCRPVIHWAPTLLYFKRGDHPGWTVAQRQAELSHWFAQLQVPAQLQPALDQAIAQAVYERNRLKESWLSVKGRSPGQLPGWIRQKIQGWLGSSATAEAEEIDWPDRIKLDR, encoded by the coding sequence ATGTCCGTAACCGCTACCGTCATTCTGCCTACTACCGCCGACCGGGGGGCGCTGTTGCCGTTTTGCGTTGGTAGTGTGCTGCGTCAGACCGTGGCGGATCTGGAACTGTTCATCATTGGCGATGGCGTTTCGGACGCGACCCGTTCGGTTATTCACGAACTGATGGGGCAGGATGCGCGCATCCGGTTCTTCGACCAGCCCAAGCACGAACGCCGGGGCGAAGAATACCGGCATCAGGCGCTGCAAACGGCCCGTGGTCGTATCGTGGCCTACCTGTGCGACCGGGATTTGTGGCTGCCGCATCACCTGCAGACGCTGGACAATCAGCTACAGGATGCAACGCTGGCAACAACTGCCTTTTATTCGGTGCGCGAAGACGGGCGTATGGTGGTGCCGTTCCGACCAACGCAGTCGCCCGATAAAACCTTTGTGAACCTTTCGGCAGTAGGCCACACGCTCGATTCTTACCACCAACTGCCCTATGGCTGGCGAACGACTCCCACCGGCGTAGCGACAGACTGGTATATGTGGCAGCAGATGCTGGCTCAACCCGACTGTCGGCCGGTTATTCATTGGGCACCCACGCTGTTGTATTTCAAGCGGGGCGATCATCCGGGCTGGACGGTAGCGCAGCGGCAGGCCGAGCTAAGCCATTGGTTTGCGCAACTGCAGGTACCGGCTCAACTGCAGCCTGCTCTCGATCAGGCCATTGCGCAGGCAGTATATGAACGTAATCGATTGAAAGAAAGCTGGCTGAGCGTGAAAGGACGCTCGCCGGGGCAGTTACCGGGCTGGATCAGGCAGAAAATCCAGGGGTGGCTAGGTTCTTCAGCAACTGCCGAAGCGGAGGAAATTGACTGGCCCGATCGGATAAAACTGGATCGCTGA
- a CDS encoding dTDP-4-dehydrorhamnose 3,5-epimerase family protein translates to MITETRPDLLSSLIAGKPLDGVAFKALTEHTDARGSFTEIFRDSWGTCLTPAQWSLVRSEPNVFRGMHLHRRHDEYFSLIEGHCLIGLRDIRPDSPTYNQSALYELTGTDPKVLVFPRGLLHGWYFFIPSIHVQAVSEDYAHYSHDDNWGCHWSDPELELPWGISDPVLSDRASQFPPLRQLLKNLATPGFSA, encoded by the coding sequence ATGATTACCGAAACCCGCCCTGACTTATTGTCGTCCCTTATTGCAGGGAAGCCCCTTGACGGCGTTGCCTTTAAGGCGTTAACTGAACATACCGATGCGCGTGGCTCCTTTACGGAGATCTTTCGGGATAGCTGGGGAACCTGCCTTACGCCCGCGCAATGGAGTTTGGTTCGCTCCGAGCCCAATGTGTTTCGGGGGATGCATCTGCACCGACGACACGACGAATACTTCTCGCTCATCGAAGGCCACTGTCTGATTGGTTTGCGCGACATTCGCCCCGATTCGCCAACGTATAACCAGTCAGCGTTATACGAACTAACCGGTACCGACCCGAAAGTACTTGTTTTTCCGCGAGGTCTGCTTCATGGCTGGTACTTTTTCATTCCTTCCATCCACGTCCAGGCAGTTTCAGAAGACTATGCGCACTACAGCCACGACGACAACTGGGGTTGCCACTGGAGCGATCCGGAACTGGAACTACCCTGGGGGATCAGCGATCCAGTTTTATCCGATCGGGCCAGTCAATTTCCTCCGCTTCGGCAGTTGCTGAAGAACCTAGCCACCCCTGGATTTTCTGCCTGA
- a CDS encoding SMP-30/gluconolactonase/LRE family protein, whose protein sequence is MKIHVCAATLAVVTAGLLALTPPAARKPAKLTKVWETDTTLRTPESVLYDEGTDVLYVANIDGKADELDGNGFISRVSLDGKITNLRWTSGLNAPKGMGVYKNRLYVTDVYRLVAINTATGQVEKTWDAPDSKNAFLNDVTVAKDGTVYVSDSRFDKIYRLKNDKWEIWMEGEQLNKPNGVLAVGKDRLMIGSTKIGALRSVDVGTKIMTTIADGMAATDGIVPEGKGNYFVSDWNGQVFHVNADGTKEQLLDTRTDKINSADIEYVSRRKLLVVPTFFKNNLVAYRYE, encoded by the coding sequence ATGAAAATTCACGTATGTGCCGCTACGCTGGCTGTTGTCACCGCCGGGCTCCTTGCACTGACGCCCCCGGCTGCCAGGAAGCCCGCCAAACTCACCAAAGTCTGGGAAACCGATACAACTCTGCGCACGCCGGAGTCTGTCCTGTACGACGAAGGAACGGATGTGCTTTACGTCGCAAATATTGACGGGAAGGCCGATGAACTCGATGGGAATGGGTTCATCTCCAGAGTATCGCTCGACGGTAAAATCACAAATCTGCGCTGGACTTCGGGTCTGAATGCGCCCAAAGGAATGGGCGTTTACAAAAATCGGCTCTACGTAACGGATGTGTATCGGCTGGTGGCCATCAATACCGCCACCGGACAGGTTGAGAAAACCTGGGACGCCCCCGATTCAAAAAATGCGTTTCTCAACGACGTTACGGTCGCCAAAGACGGCACGGTTTACGTATCGGATAGCCGGTTCGATAAGATCTACCGACTGAAAAATGACAAGTGGGAGATCTGGATGGAAGGCGAGCAGCTCAACAAACCCAATGGCGTTCTGGCCGTCGGGAAAGACCGGCTGATGATTGGCAGCACGAAAATTGGCGCGCTGCGATCGGTGGACGTGGGCACCAAAATCATGACTACGATTGCGGATGGAATGGCCGCTACGGATGGGATTGTGCCGGAGGGCAAAGGCAATTATTTTGTTTCGGACTGGAACGGGCAGGTTTTCCACGTCAACGCCGATGGGACCAAAGAGCAGTTGCTCGACACGCGAACCGACAAAATCAATTCGGCCGATATCGAATACGTTAGTCGCCGGAAACTGCTGGTTGTGCCGACGTTCTTCAAGAATAATCTGGTAGCGTATCGCTACGAATAA
- a CDS encoding acyltransferase family protein gives MRFDQLTFTRFIAAMAVLVFHFGRSAGMLSLPYFGRLLEYANSLLSFFFVLTGFVMIISIARFGEMPKKIPAKLFWLNRFFRIYPLHILALALTIFLQLMVERVNPAANIPPLTPTKVLLSTFLLHAWYPPYALIYNYVSWTLCVEVMLTLLAPALYGWMVRQSTPVLMRNIAIIWLGSIGIHYGCLRAGMPIDWGFYFPVFHLPEFIVGMGGGWLIVRHFEALKATAWRVYLTSYVLGVLMLVMMLFSDSFAFKNSILFAPAFTVILLGACLSDNWLMRLFKTRPLRYLGEISYGLFILQVPISIVMFYFLYFVVTLPYKIVCVLFLIVLIAVSAAVYEWMEKPIRNFIKAQFRKKMAQMPAAEPVTVKATA, from the coding sequence ATGCGCTTCGACCAACTAACATTTACACGCTTCATTGCGGCCATGGCCGTTCTGGTTTTTCACTTTGGCCGCTCGGCTGGGATGCTGTCTCTGCCTTATTTTGGCCGTCTGCTGGAGTATGCCAACTCGCTGCTGAGCTTTTTCTTTGTGCTGACAGGGTTTGTGATGATTATCTCCATTGCCCGATTCGGCGAAATGCCGAAGAAGATACCTGCCAAACTGTTCTGGCTCAACCGGTTCTTTCGCATTTATCCGCTGCATATCCTGGCGCTGGCGCTGACGATTTTTCTCCAACTGATGGTCGAGCGGGTGAATCCGGCCGCCAATATTCCGCCCCTGACGCCAACTAAGGTTCTGCTCAGTACGTTTCTGCTGCACGCCTGGTATCCGCCTTATGCGCTGATTTACAACTATGTAAGCTGGACTCTGTGCGTAGAAGTCATGCTGACGCTGCTGGCACCGGCTCTGTACGGCTGGATGGTGCGGCAATCGACGCCTGTCCTGATGCGGAACATCGCCATCATCTGGCTGGGAAGCATTGGTATCCATTACGGTTGCCTGCGGGCTGGTATGCCGATTGACTGGGGCTTCTACTTCCCCGTATTTCACCTGCCGGAATTCATTGTCGGGATGGGCGGAGGCTGGCTGATTGTCCGGCATTTCGAGGCTCTGAAGGCGACGGCCTGGCGGGTGTACCTGACTTCTTACGTGCTGGGTGTGCTGATGCTGGTAATGATGCTGTTTTCCGATTCCTTCGCGTTTAAAAACAGCATTCTGTTTGCGCCTGCCTTTACAGTCATCCTGCTGGGCGCCTGCCTGAGCGACAACTGGCTTATGCGGTTGTTCAAAACGCGTCCGCTGCGTTATCTGGGCGAGATAAGCTATGGCCTGTTTATCCTGCAGGTGCCGATTTCAATCGTGATGTTCTATTTCCTGTATTTTGTGGTGACGCTGCCCTACAAAATCGTTTGTGTCCTGTTTCTGATCGTGCTGATTGCCGTGTCGGCGGCTGTGTATGAATGGATGGAAAAACCAATCCGGAACTTCATCAAAGCGCAGTTCAGAAAGAAAATGGCGCAGATGCCAGCCGCCGAACCCGTGACGGTCAAGGCTACCGCGTAA
- the argH gene encoding argininosuccinate lyase yields the protein MKLWQKEGVSTAEQIERFTIGRDRDMDLYLAPFDVLGNLAHAQMLETIDLLTRDELQMLRTELTTIFRQIQAGQFVIEEGVEDVHSQVELLLTRVLGDVGKKIHSGRSRNDQVLVDLKLFTRDRLWRVAEAVRRVFDQLISRSEQHKADLLPGYTHLQIAMPSSFGLWFGAYAEALADDMLTLQTAYRLANRNPLGSGAGYGSSFPLNRTLTTELLGFEGMHVNVVYAQMSRGKTEQTALTALAAVAATLSRMAMDICLYNSQNFGFLTLPDALTTGSSIMPHKKNPDVAELLRAKTNRLKALPMEVTLVMSNLPSGYHRDMQLLKEILMPAFDEILDCLDITHFMLEHLEVKTNLLDDSKYDLLFSVERVNELVLQGVPFREAYRTVGKEIAEHTYAPPRQLHHSHEGSLGNLGTGLIIGQMEEAMAGFGAERAQIAVQQLLNPTS from the coding sequence TTGAAACTTTGGCAAAAAGAAGGCGTTTCGACCGCCGAACAGATTGAACGATTCACCATCGGACGAGACCGCGACATGGATCTGTATCTCGCCCCTTTTGATGTGCTAGGCAACCTGGCCCACGCCCAAATGCTCGAAACAATTGATCTGCTGACTCGCGATGAGCTGCAGATGTTACGTACTGAATTAACGACGATCTTTAGACAGATTCAGGCCGGTCAGTTTGTGATCGAAGAGGGGGTTGAGGATGTCCACTCCCAGGTTGAGCTGCTGCTGACCCGGGTGCTGGGCGACGTCGGAAAAAAAATTCATTCGGGCCGTTCCCGGAACGATCAGGTGCTAGTCGATCTGAAACTTTTTACCCGCGACCGGCTCTGGCGCGTGGCGGAGGCCGTTAGGCGGGTGTTTGACCAGCTCATCAGTCGCTCCGAGCAGCACAAAGCCGACCTGCTGCCGGGGTATACCCACCTGCAAATCGCCATGCCCTCGTCGTTTGGACTGTGGTTCGGCGCCTACGCTGAAGCCCTCGCCGACGATATGCTGACGCTACAAACTGCCTACCGTCTGGCCAATCGCAACCCGCTCGGCTCGGGCGCGGGTTACGGTTCGTCGTTCCCACTAAACCGAACGCTAACCACCGAACTGCTGGGCTTTGAGGGGATGCATGTCAACGTAGTGTATGCTCAGATGAGCCGGGGCAAAACCGAGCAAACTGCCCTGACGGCACTGGCGGCTGTAGCCGCCACCCTTTCCCGGATGGCCATGGATATCTGTCTCTACAACAGCCAGAACTTCGGATTTCTGACGCTGCCCGACGCCCTCACGACCGGCTCCAGCATCATGCCGCACAAGAAAAACCCCGACGTAGCCGAACTGCTGCGGGCAAAAACCAACCGGCTGAAAGCTTTACCCATGGAAGTAACGCTGGTGATGAGCAACCTGCCCTCGGGGTATCACCGCGATATGCAGCTATTGAAAGAGATCCTGATGCCGGCCTTCGATGAAATCCTGGACTGTCTGGACATCACCCACTTTATGCTCGAACACCTCGAGGTGAAAACCAACCTCCTCGACGATTCGAAGTATGACCTTCTCTTCAGCGTTGAGCGCGTCAATGAGCTCGTATTGCAGGGCGTCCCCTTTCGGGAAGCTTACCGAACCGTTGGCAAAGAAATCGCTGAGCATACCTATGCCCCACCCCGGCAGTTGCATCATTCGCACGAAGGTAGTCTGGGAAATCTCGGTACGGGGCTAATCATCGGGCAAATGGAGGAGGCTATGGCCGGTTTCGGGGCCGAACGGGCGCAGATAGCCGTTCAACAGCTCCTAAATCCAACCAGTTAA
- a CDS encoding type II toxin-antitoxin system RelE/ParE family toxin, with the protein MTDIYFSQEAEQQLEEIVNYLSENWSEQVKINFLALLADKLQLIVQMPEMYRRSEKREGLRECVLNRQTVLYYKTTPDSIEVVALLSARRGPDE; encoded by the coding sequence ATGACTGATATATACTTCTCACAGGAAGCCGAGCAACAGTTAGAGGAGATTGTAAATTACTTATCTGAGAACTGGTCAGAACAGGTCAAAATAAATTTTCTAGCGTTGCTGGCTGACAAGCTACAGCTTATTGTACAAATGCCGGAAATGTATCGAAGGTCGGAAAAGCGCGAAGGACTTCGAGAATGCGTACTGAACAGGCAGACAGTACTGTATTATAAAACAACACCAGATAGCATTGAGGTAGTTGCGCTCCTGTCGGCCCGACGTGGTCCAGATGAGTAG
- a CDS encoding MFS transporter, producing the protein MLQRTLRLYKNAYQGLSPSVWLLAGVMLINRCGTMVLPFLTLYLTQHLHYSVQDAGIVMAVYGMGAFVGTFLGGRLTDRFGFYYVQLLSLLFSGAFLLFLQFVTGFYALCGSVFVFTLLGDAFRPANQAAIAYYSEPETRTRAFSLNRLAINLGWAVGGGLGGWLAGVNYSLLFWADGLTCLAAGLVLWLFLPTPERSVISEQRIETNQPNSSTGVPSPYRDTLFLAFVLCSALYLTVFMQLFSIVPLFFKEVLLMPEGTIGLLMALNGLLIVMVEMALVYRLEQQHRSKVGLIGIGVVLTAVSYVTLTLTDWPVLPKAGIALAFILFVTVSEMLAIPFIQSFTVDRSSPATRGQYLALYAMGGALAQTAAPAFGSQMVAHFGFSVHWLVAAGLSLVSAGGFWWLNRQLTTKTI; encoded by the coding sequence ATGCTTCAGCGCACCCTTCGCCTGTATAAGAACGCCTATCAGGGTTTGTCGCCATCCGTCTGGCTGCTGGCGGGCGTCATGCTGATCAACCGCTGCGGCACGATGGTCCTGCCTTTCCTGACGCTTTACCTGACGCAGCATCTCCACTACAGCGTTCAGGATGCGGGCATTGTGATGGCCGTTTACGGCATGGGCGCTTTCGTCGGCACCTTTCTGGGTGGCCGGTTAACCGACCGCTTCGGCTTCTATTACGTTCAGTTGCTGAGCCTGCTGTTTAGTGGGGCCTTTCTGCTGTTCCTGCAATTCGTAACAGGTTTTTATGCCTTATGCGGAAGCGTCTTTGTGTTTACGTTGCTGGGAGATGCCTTCCGTCCAGCCAATCAGGCGGCCATCGCTTACTACTCGGAACCGGAAACCCGCACCCGCGCCTTCTCGCTCAACCGACTGGCCATCAACCTTGGCTGGGCCGTAGGCGGTGGCTTAGGCGGCTGGCTGGCGGGTGTTAATTACAGCCTGCTGTTCTGGGCCGATGGTCTGACCTGCCTCGCGGCCGGACTGGTTCTCTGGTTGTTTTTGCCCACGCCCGAACGATCAGTAATCAGCGAACAGCGCATTGAGACCAATCAACCGAACAGCTCGACTGGCGTACCCTCCCCCTATCGAGATACGCTGTTTCTGGCTTTCGTTCTGTGCTCAGCGCTGTACCTGACCGTTTTTATGCAGTTGTTCAGCATCGTCCCCCTGTTTTTCAAGGAAGTTCTGCTCATGCCGGAAGGAACGATCGGCCTGTTGATGGCACTTAACGGCCTGTTGATTGTCATGGTAGAAATGGCCCTGGTCTATCGTCTTGAGCAGCAGCACCGTTCCAAAGTGGGTCTGATTGGGATAGGCGTTGTCTTAACGGCTGTCTCCTACGTTACGTTGACGCTGACCGACTGGCCGGTTCTGCCGAAAGCAGGCATTGCGCTCGCATTTATTCTGTTTGTTACAGTCAGTGAGATGCTGGCCATCCCCTTTATCCAGTCGTTCACCGTCGACCGGTCAAGTCCGGCTACCCGGGGTCAGTATCTGGCGCTGTACGCGATGGGCGGGGCGCTGGCCCAGACGGCCGCACCAGCCTTTGGTTCGCAGATGGTAGCGCATTTTGGCTTTTCAGTCCATTGGCTGGTGGCAGCGGGCCTTAGTCTGGTGTCGGCGGGGGGATTCTGGTGGCTGAATCGCCAATTGACAACAAAAACCATCTGA
- a CDS encoding PD-(D/E)XK nuclease family protein: MINYRFYPSLLNVFSRYIRGGNLSAQELIDSINRVPTPTTAAQERGISFEEAVVKGTDEDRFDPEVIKKVRKLLPRPIVDTQVYCQWQIDDVLFYGYVDLIGKFKAVDLKTTASYQPGRYVHNHQNLYLHALKRKGIKLMEYVIAEFQPGGQAEVHVESYALTHPIDKQLEEIRLFKAFLEEHRPLITDPKIFVAPGEDADARRKS, encoded by the coding sequence GTGATCAATTACCGCTTTTATCCGTCGCTGCTGAATGTTTTCTCTCGCTATATCCGGGGTGGCAACCTGTCGGCGCAGGAACTGATCGACTCCATTAATCGCGTCCCGACGCCAACGACGGCGGCTCAGGAGCGCGGTATTTCGTTTGAGGAGGCCGTAGTCAAAGGCACCGACGAAGATCGCTTTGACCCGGAAGTGATCAAAAAAGTGCGCAAGCTGCTGCCACGCCCTATTGTCGACACGCAGGTTTATTGCCAGTGGCAGATTGACGACGTGCTGTTCTACGGCTACGTGGATTTGATTGGCAAGTTCAAGGCGGTGGACCTGAAAACAACGGCGTCGTACCAACCCGGCCGTTATGTACACAACCATCAGAACCTGTATCTCCACGCCCTCAAACGGAAGGGGATCAAGCTGATGGAATACGTTATCGCTGAATTCCAACCGGGTGGTCAGGCCGAGGTACACGTAGAAAGTTACGCGTTGACGCATCCGATAGATAAACAACTGGAAGAGATTCGGTTATTCAAGGCTTTTCTGGAAGAACACCGTCCCCTCATCACCGACCCAAAGATTTTTGTCGCGCCGGGCGAGGATGCGGATGCCCGGCGTAAGTCGTAA
- a CDS encoding DMT family transporter produces MSYIYLLLAFLTGLAVTVQAGVNANLRQAIGTPLLAAAISFGSGFISLIVLLLASGGAVLPLDTIKQVSWWKWTGGAIGAVYVTTVITSVPKIGTANLVSLSVAGQLLAAVVLDHYGLLGFTLHPANGWRLLGLLLIMAGVLLVVRN; encoded by the coding sequence ATGAGTTACATCTACTTACTTCTTGCCTTTCTGACGGGTTTAGCCGTTACGGTTCAGGCAGGTGTTAACGCGAATCTGCGGCAGGCAATTGGCACTCCGCTCCTGGCAGCGGCCATATCATTCGGCTCAGGGTTTATCTCGCTGATTGTGTTGCTGCTCGCTTCGGGTGGGGCCGTACTCCCGCTCGATACTATCAAACAGGTTAGCTGGTGGAAATGGACCGGGGGCGCTATTGGTGCCGTTTACGTAACGACGGTGATTACCAGCGTACCCAAGATTGGTACCGCCAACCTGGTGAGCCTGAGCGTAGCGGGGCAGTTGCTGGCGGCCGTTGTGCTCGACCATTACGGTCTGCTGGGCTTCACGTTGCACCCCGCCAACGGCTGGCGGCTGCTGGGTCTGCTGCTGATTATGGCGGGGGTGCTGCTGGTGGTCAGAAACTAA